Proteins from a single region of Segatella copri:
- a CDS encoding AAA family ATPase, translating into MLIGREQEQEMLHKAYESDSSQFVAVYGRRRVGKTYLVRECFADKFVFQHSGVAKASTKLQLRYFKESLLKSGFPKARLPKDWIEAFSMLEQLIEQSEAEKKVVFIDEIPWMDTPRSNFITALEYFWNSFASARKDVLLIVCGSATSWIINKVLKNHGGLHNRVNLRISLQPFTLHECELYAKSIGMRTTRYELLEYYMVLGGVAFYWSLLDKGKSVAQNIDSLLFSITGQLHNEFNELYDSLFNNPEPYLKVINVLGTIKVGMPRTELLEKIGLSSGANITRILDDLEACGFIRKYNAFGKKRNDTIYQLIDNFTLFYFKFMKDNKGGDEHFWSHSYLPPVRYTWVGLAFERVCMQHVNQIKHKLGISGVLTSVSSWSVKDDPVYGQGAQIDLLIERADNVVNVCEIKFSQDKYVISQDYSRNLAHKIERFLQTTKTRKTLHLTMITVNGLAHNEYWGMVQSEVVADDLFHE; encoded by the coding sequence ATGTTGATAGGAAGAGAACAAGAGCAAGAGATGCTGCATAAAGCTTACGAGTCAGATAGCTCACAGTTTGTTGCAGTGTATGGTAGAAGACGTGTGGGCAAGACCTATCTAGTCAGAGAGTGTTTTGCGGATAAATTCGTTTTTCAACATTCTGGTGTTGCAAAAGCAAGTACAAAATTGCAATTGCGTTATTTTAAGGAGTCGCTACTAAAGAGCGGATTCCCAAAGGCTCGTTTGCCCAAAGATTGGATAGAGGCTTTTTCGATGTTGGAGCAATTGATAGAGCAATCTGAAGCTGAGAAGAAAGTAGTTTTCATAGATGAAATACCTTGGATGGATACTCCTCGCTCTAATTTCATTACAGCATTGGAATACTTTTGGAATAGTTTTGCCTCTGCACGCAAGGATGTCCTTTTGATTGTTTGTGGTTCTGCTACATCCTGGATTATTAATAAGGTGTTGAAAAATCATGGCGGTTTGCATAATAGAGTGAACCTCCGTATATCTTTACAACCTTTCACTTTGCACGAATGTGAACTGTATGCCAAAAGCATCGGTATGCGCACAACCCGTTATGAATTGTTGGAATATTATATGGTATTGGGTGGTGTTGCTTTCTATTGGTCTTTGTTGGATAAAGGAAAGAGCGTGGCTCAAAATATAGATAGCCTGTTGTTCTCAATAACAGGTCAACTACACAATGAGTTTAACGAGTTGTATGATTCTTTGTTCAACAATCCTGAACCTTACCTGAAAGTTATCAACGTCTTGGGAACCATCAAGGTGGGAATGCCTCGTACTGAACTGCTAGAAAAGATAGGATTGTCGAGTGGTGCCAATATCACTCGAATTCTTGACGACTTGGAAGCATGTGGCTTCATCCGTAAATACAATGCATTTGGCAAGAAGCGGAATGATACTATTTATCAGCTGATAGACAACTTCACATTGTTCTACTTCAAGTTTATGAAAGACAATAAAGGTGGCGATGAGCATTTCTGGTCGCATAGTTATTTGCCGCCTGTGAGATACACATGGGTTGGCTTGGCGTTTGAGCGAGTATGTATGCAACATGTAAATCAAATCAAGCACAAGTTAGGCATTAGTGGTGTTTTGACAAGTGTTTCTTCCTGGTCTGTCAAAGATGACCCTGTTTATGGCCAAGGTGCGCAAATTGACCTGTTGATAGAACGTGCTGACAATGTAGTGAATGTTTGCGAGATTAAGTTCTCGCAAGATAAATATGTCATTAGTCAGGACTATAGTCGGAATTTAGCACATAAGATAGAGCGTTTCTTGCAGACCACGAAGACTAGAAAGACTTTGCATCTCACAATGATAACAGTAAATGGTCTTGCTCATAATGAGTATTGGGGGATGGTGCAGAGCGAAGTCGTGGCAGATGACTTGTTTCATGAATAA
- a CDS encoding beta-glucosidase has product MNYKKLALTVAAGAMATTMMAQSAPKLNANNIKEVIKAMTLEEKAQLLVGGGNDGFVGSGAMLGHQKKFVPGAAGTTVAIPRLGIPTTVQCDGPAGVHIDAHREGDSRSYFATGFPIGTCLASTWNTDLVCKVGEAIGNETLEYGCDVVLGPGMNLHRNPLCGRNFEYYSEDPIVTGLIGTAFVQGVQSQGVGVSAKHFAVNSQETDRTKVDERLSQRALRELYLKGFEMMVRKSNPWTIMSAYNKVNGVYAQGNKGLLTDILRNDWGYKGIVETDWIGKRADLPLEQEVEAGNDLMMPGYPAQVQDIVDAVKNGKLDIKDVDRNVRRMLEYIVKTPRFKGYKYSGEPDLKAHAAITRQSSTEGMVLLKNDAALPIQGLKTVALFGVNSYDFMSGGLGSGAVNVGYSVDMVTGLKNIGVATTPQLTEIYQNYVKYAKAKLKADKNPMMWFLDQGQPKLDEIEITERCVAGEEPKADAAIITIGRQAGEGMDRQINGEFNLSQIEQDMIFRVSDAFHAKGKKVIVIINSGSVMETASWRDRVDAILVAWQPGIEGGNSVADILTGKVNPSGKLTMTWPIAATDHPSTANFAKDYDMYTYKNLLDWSKGNIKGYDYSNHEEDIYVGYRYFDTFKKNVAYPFGYGLSYTTFEFGKPSVKAKGNNIEVSVTIKNTGKVAGKEVAEVYVTAPKGAYEKPAKELKTFGKTKLLNPGESQTLKMTLEKRDLASFDEANSQWKVDAGNYLFKVGSDVENIKGTATLKVAEYTEKTSNVCAPKVQMNYLRKN; this is encoded by the coding sequence ATGAACTACAAGAAATTGGCTCTTACCGTTGCGGCTGGAGCGATGGCAACTACAATGATGGCGCAATCAGCACCCAAACTGAATGCCAATAACATCAAAGAAGTAATCAAGGCGATGACCTTGGAAGAGAAAGCCCAACTCTTAGTGGGCGGTGGTAACGATGGATTCGTGGGTAGTGGTGCTATGCTCGGACATCAGAAGAAGTTTGTGCCGGGTGCTGCGGGTACTACTGTAGCCATCCCTCGCCTCGGTATTCCTACTACCGTACAGTGTGATGGTCCTGCTGGTGTTCATATCGATGCTCATCGCGAAGGTGACAGCCGTAGCTACTTTGCCACCGGTTTCCCTATCGGAACCTGTCTGGCTTCTACCTGGAACACCGACCTGGTGTGCAAGGTGGGTGAGGCTATCGGTAACGAAACCCTGGAGTATGGCTGTGATGTTGTGCTCGGACCGGGTATGAACCTGCATCGCAATCCGCTCTGTGGCCGTAACTTTGAGTATTATTCAGAAGACCCAATCGTAACAGGTCTTATCGGAACCGCCTTTGTACAGGGTGTACAGAGCCAGGGCGTGGGTGTAAGTGCCAAGCACTTTGCCGTGAACTCTCAGGAAACTGACCGTACCAAAGTGGATGAGCGATTGAGCCAGCGTGCTCTCCGTGAGTTGTATCTGAAGGGTTTCGAGATGATGGTTCGCAAGAGCAATCCTTGGACTATCATGTCTGCCTATAATAAGGTAAACGGTGTTTATGCCCAGGGCAACAAGGGGCTCTTGACCGATATTCTCCGCAACGATTGGGGATATAAGGGAATCGTGGAGACCGACTGGATTGGTAAGCGTGCCGACCTTCCTCTGGAACAGGAAGTTGAGGCTGGCAACGACTTGATGATGCCAGGTTATCCTGCACAGGTGCAGGATATTGTTGATGCAGTAAAGAATGGCAAGTTGGATATAAAGGATGTGGACCGCAATGTTCGCCGTATGCTCGAATATATCGTGAAGACTCCTCGATTCAAGGGATATAAATATAGTGGTGAGCCAGACTTGAAGGCTCATGCAGCCATCACCCGTCAGAGTTCTACCGAGGGTATGGTGCTCCTGAAGAATGATGCCGCTCTTCCTATCCAGGGCTTGAAGACCGTGGCGCTCTTCGGTGTCAATTCTTACGACTTCATGTCGGGTGGTCTTGGCAGTGGAGCCGTTAATGTAGGCTATTCTGTAGATATGGTTACCGGTTTGAAGAACATCGGCGTGGCAACTACTCCTCAGCTTACGGAAATCTATCAGAATTATGTGAAGTATGCCAAGGCTAAGTTGAAGGCAGACAAGAATCCGATGATGTGGTTCCTGGATCAGGGTCAGCCTAAGCTCGATGAAATCGAGATTACCGAGCGTTGTGTAGCTGGCGAGGAGCCAAAGGCAGATGCTGCCATCATCACCATCGGCCGTCAGGCAGGTGAGGGAATGGATCGCCAGATCAATGGTGAGTTCAACCTCAGTCAGATAGAACAGGATATGATTTTCCGTGTATCTGATGCTTTCCATGCCAAGGGCAAGAAGGTGATTGTCATCATCAACTCTGGTTCTGTGATGGAGACTGCCAGTTGGAGAGACCGTGTGGATGCTATTCTCGTTGCATGGCAGCCAGGTATCGAGGGCGGCAACTCTGTAGCTGATATCCTGACCGGTAAGGTGAATCCATCGGGTAAGTTGACCATGACCTGGCCTATCGCTGCTACTGATCATCCTTCTACTGCCAACTTTGCCAAGGATTACGATATGTACACCTACAAGAATCTGCTGGATTGGAGCAAGGGTAATATCAAGGGTTACGATTATAGCAACCATGAGGAGGATATCTACGTAGGTTATCGCTACTTTGATACCTTCAAGAAGAATGTAGCTTATCCATTCGGTTATGGTTTGAGCTACACAACCTTCGAGTTTGGCAAGCCATCTGTCAAGGCAAAAGGCAATAACATTGAGGTTAGCGTAACCATCAAGAATACCGGTAAGGTTGCCGGCAAGGAAGTTGCTGAGGTTTATGTCACCGCTCCAAAGGGCGCTTACGAGAAGCCAGCCAAGGAGCTCAAGACCTTCGGCAAGACCAAGTTGCTGAATCCTGGTGAGAGCCAGACTTTGAAGATGACCCTCGAAAAGCGCGATCTTGCCAGCTTCGATGAGGCTAACAGCCAGTGGAAAGTAGATGCAGGTAACTATCTCTTCAAGGTAGGTAGCGATGTAGAGAACATCAAGGGTACTGCTACATTGAAGGTGGCAGAATATACCGAGAAGACAAGCAATGTCTGCGCTCCTAAGGTTCAGATGAACTATCTCAGAAAGAACTAG
- the rhuM gene encoding virulence protein RhuM/Fic/DOC family protein — MEQRNSSIEIYRSPEGNIELNVKLENDTVWLTQSQMAELFGRDRTVISRHVNNCFKEGELDKSLVCAKFAHTKKYGRHDGFEQVVETEYYNLDVIISVGYRVKSINGTRFRQWANSILKQYIIKGYAINQKRLDNYNELKEVVRLMSRAITLQDQVSEGEYNGLFNVISDYVYALDTLDKYDYQTLLIDKTTQAEPFHATYENAMEAINALKEKFGGSKWFANEKDDSFKSSIGQIYQTFGGEELYASVEEKAAMLLYLVVKNHSFSDGNKRIAAMLFLWFMEKNGILYAENGHKRIADNTLVALTLMIAESRTEEKDVMVKVVVNLINKDNQ; from the coding sequence ATGGAGCAGAGGAATTCATCCATCGAAATCTATCGTTCCCCAGAGGGCAACATAGAGCTGAATGTAAAATTAGAGAATGATACCGTTTGGCTTACACAAAGCCAAATGGCAGAGTTGTTTGGCCGTGACAGAACTGTGATTTCACGACATGTCAATAACTGTTTTAAAGAAGGTGAACTCGACAAATCCTTGGTATGTGCAAAATTTGCACATACCAAGAAATATGGTCGCCACGACGGCTTTGAACAGGTTGTCGAAACGGAATATTATAACCTGGACGTCATTATCTCCGTAGGCTATCGTGTAAAGTCTATCAATGGTACCAGATTCCGTCAATGGGCTAATTCTATCTTGAAGCAATACATTATCAAGGGTTATGCCATCAACCAGAAGCGCCTAGACAATTACAACGAACTGAAAGAAGTGGTTCGTTTGATGTCACGTGCGATTACATTGCAAGATCAAGTTTCAGAAGGCGAATATAACGGACTGTTCAATGTCATCAGCGACTATGTTTATGCCCTGGATACTCTCGACAAATATGATTATCAGACATTACTCATAGACAAGACGACTCAAGCCGAGCCGTTCCATGCCACCTACGAAAATGCAATGGAAGCCATCAATGCTTTGAAAGAAAAGTTTGGAGGCAGTAAATGGTTTGCCAATGAGAAGGATGATTCATTCAAGAGCAGCATAGGTCAGATTTACCAAACCTTCGGCGGTGAAGAGCTCTACGCTTCGGTAGAAGAAAAAGCAGCCATGCTGCTCTACCTTGTCGTAAAAAACCATTCATTCAGCGATGGCAACAAGAGAATTGCGGCCATGCTTTTTCTTTGGTTTATGGAGAAGAATGGCATTCTGTATGCAGAAAATGGACATAAGAGAATTGCCGACAACACACTCGTTGCCCTGACTCTGATGATTGCAGAAAGCAGAACTGAGGAAAAAGATGTAATGGTAAAAGTAGTCGTCAACTTGATTAACAAAGACAATCAATAA
- the trmB gene encoding tRNA (guanosine(46)-N7)-methyltransferase TrmB, producing the protein MSKGKLAKFADMERFENVFQYPYSVVDDVPFDMKSKWREMYFHNDNPIVLELGCGKGEYTVELAKLYPEMNFIGVDIKGARMWTGAKKAIEEGQKNVAFLRTNIEIIDRFFAEDEVQEIWLTFSDPQMKNPRKRLTSTYFMNRYRHFLVDGGIIHLKTDSNFLFTYTTYMVDCNHLPVLFRTEDLYHQEGIDEETRKILSIQTYYESMWIERGLNIKYQKFALPREGELVEPDIEIPLDDYRSYRRDKRSSKDTAK; encoded by the coding sequence ATGAGCAAAGGAAAATTAGCAAAGTTTGCGGATATGGAGCGTTTTGAGAACGTGTTCCAGTATCCATATAGTGTTGTAGATGACGTGCCTTTCGATATGAAGAGCAAGTGGCGTGAGATGTATTTCCACAATGATAACCCTATCGTGCTGGAGTTGGGATGCGGCAAGGGTGAATATACCGTGGAACTTGCCAAGCTCTATCCAGAGATGAACTTCATCGGTGTGGATATCAAGGGCGCACGAATGTGGACCGGTGCCAAGAAGGCGATAGAGGAAGGACAGAAGAACGTGGCTTTCCTCCGTACCAACATCGAGATTATCGACCGCTTCTTTGCAGAGGATGAGGTGCAGGAAATCTGGCTCACCTTCTCTGACCCTCAGATGAAGAATCCTCGCAAGCGTCTTACATCTACTTACTTCATGAACCGTTATCGCCACTTCCTCGTGGATGGCGGTATCATCCATCTGAAGACGGACTCCAACTTCCTCTTCACCTATACCACTTATATGGTGGATTGCAACCATCTGCCTGTGCTCTTCCGCACCGAGGACCTCTATCATCAGGAGGGTATCGATGAGGAAACCCGTAAGATTCTCTCTATCCAAACCTATTATGAGAGTATGTGGATAGAACGTGGCTTGAACATCAAGTATCAGAAGTTCGCCTTGCCACGTGAGGGGGAGCTGGTGGAACCTGATATTGAGATTCCGCTGGATGATTATCGCAGTTATCGCCGTGATAAGCGAAGCTCAAAGGATACAGCGAAGTAG
- a CDS encoding ABC transporter ATP-binding protein: MIKIQNLKKIYNGNTVLDIDNLGVAKGELIGLVGNNGAGKTTLLRLILDLIQADGGFVESNGQKVNESETWKKYTGSYIDGRFLIDFLTPEEYFDFIADVYHIDDETLQERLAQFEGFMHDEIMGTKKYLRDFSQGNRQKIGIIGAMIINPKVLLLDEPFNYLDPSSQMTIAHMIQRICKEQGTTVIISSHNLNFVADISSRILLLEKGKLVKDLPNADGAAIAELNEYFGIQAE; encoded by the coding sequence ATGATCAAGATTCAGAATCTCAAGAAGATATATAATGGCAATACCGTACTCGATATTGATAATCTGGGTGTTGCAAAGGGCGAGTTGATAGGACTCGTAGGTAATAATGGTGCGGGCAAGACCACCTTGCTCCGTCTGATTCTCGACCTGATTCAGGCTGATGGCGGTTTCGTGGAAAGCAATGGACAGAAGGTGAACGAGAGTGAGACGTGGAAGAAATATACCGGCAGTTACATCGACGGTAGATTCCTCATCGATTTCCTCACCCCTGAGGAATACTTCGATTTCATCGCTGATGTTTATCACATTGACGATGAAACCTTGCAGGAGCGACTGGCGCAGTTTGAGGGTTTTATGCACGATGAAATCATGGGAACCAAGAAGTATCTCCGCGATTTTTCTCAGGGCAACCGCCAGAAGATTGGTATCATCGGAGCGATGATTATTAATCCGAAGGTTCTTCTCCTAGATGAGCCGTTCAACTATCTCGACCCATCTTCTCAGATGACTATCGCCCACATGATTCAGCGCATCTGCAAGGAGCAGGGCACCACGGTCATCATCTCCAGCCACAACCTCAACTTCGTTGCCGACATCTCCTCTCGCATCCTCCTGCTGGAGAAAGGCAAGCTGGTGAAGGATCTTCCTAATGCCGATGGTGCTGCCATCGCCGAACTCAACGAGTACTTCGGTATTCAGGCGGAATAA
- a CDS encoding DUF5687 family protein, which translates to MLRLLLRLWWLQQRRNFHKRDAFVACYIIFLYVVMGVSFFLSFTENGGELGGEDMPALLGAGIVVGMLIPDIIMKMVMKRDITAMDDYVKSRPVPEKIWNKFLLTTNLVSFWNYVLPVLMLPVFIYLLPASEVVASFFLFLAFSYIDGIYITCYRKSTEWILKWPLILGWMGMFAVLIGYMFVASFFPVWMGWIGLFFLAGAVFAGLTVYLYHEKIYNEQKQKVSRFRGFSHINLFSLQYIGTLRAKRVRTMVIMITAIFLFDAYLFALLPAEAGQETGDKVAMTTLYVAGAILLPSVVLSQWTFGIEANFFHGLMTKPVKVKQMLQNCFYYYMVVSAVALLLTLPFLFLQVGIGIQVLISGFCLAVFINLFNLPTALFSSRLEIFQTSMFSMQGANLKINLYAIAFLFPLAGVCAVYYFFGETAWFITCVVLAVISVAIHKWFIAKIAAIFEKNKYKRMEKFMES; encoded by the coding sequence ATGTTGAGATTACTTTTAAGGCTTTGGTGGTTGCAGCAGCGCCGTAACTTCCACAAGCGAGATGCCTTCGTGGCGTGCTACATCATCTTCCTGTATGTGGTGATGGGCGTGAGCTTCTTTCTCAGCTTCACCGAGAATGGGGGAGAACTTGGGGGCGAAGACATGCCTGCCCTGTTGGGAGCCGGTATCGTTGTCGGTATGCTGATTCCAGACATCATCATGAAGATGGTGATGAAGCGGGATATTACGGCGATGGATGATTACGTGAAGTCGCGCCCTGTGCCGGAGAAAATCTGGAACAAGTTCCTGCTCACCACCAATCTCGTGAGCTTCTGGAACTATGTGCTTCCGGTGCTTATGCTTCCGGTGTTCATCTATCTCCTGCCGGCAAGTGAGGTTGTTGCCAGCTTCTTCCTGTTCCTGGCGTTTTCTTATATTGACGGCATCTACATCACCTGCTACCGCAAGTCAACAGAGTGGATTCTGAAATGGCCTTTGATACTGGGATGGATGGGAATGTTTGCCGTGCTGATAGGGTATATGTTTGTGGCTTCCTTCTTCCCGGTATGGATGGGATGGATAGGTCTCTTCTTCCTTGCCGGAGCGGTATTCGCCGGACTTACCGTCTATCTCTATCACGAAAAGATTTATAACGAGCAGAAACAGAAGGTTTCCAGGTTCCGTGGTTTCAGCCATATCAACCTCTTCAGTCTGCAATATATCGGCACATTGAGAGCAAAACGTGTCCGTACGATGGTGATTATGATTACTGCTATCTTCCTTTTCGATGCCTATCTCTTTGCCTTGCTCCCGGCAGAAGCGGGACAGGAAACGGGGGACAAGGTGGCTATGACTACCCTCTATGTGGCTGGTGCCATCCTGCTGCCATCGGTGGTGTTGTCGCAATGGACCTTTGGTATTGAGGCAAACTTCTTCCATGGTTTGATGACCAAGCCTGTCAAGGTTAAACAGATGCTGCAGAATTGCTTCTATTATTATATGGTGGTGAGTGCTGTCGCTTTGTTGCTTACCCTTCCGTTCCTTTTCTTGCAGGTCGGAATCGGAATCCAGGTGCTTATCAGCGGTTTCTGTCTGGCAGTATTCATCAATCTCTTCAATCTGCCTACGGCACTCTTCTCTTCCCGTCTGGAGATATTCCAGACTTCCATGTTCAGCATGCAGGGAGCGAATCTGAAGATTAATCTTTATGCCATCGCCTTTCTCTTCCCGCTGGCAGGTGTCTGTGCTGTCTATTATTTCTTCGGTGAGACGGCATGGTTTATCACCTGCGTAGTGCTGGCAGTCATCAGCGTCGCCATCCACAAATGGTTCATCGCCAAGATAGCTGCCATCTTCGAGAAGAACAAGTATAAGCGCATGGAGAAGTTCATGGAAAGCTAG
- a CDS encoding glycoside hydrolase family 43 protein → MKARYLFPKDYMADPSANVFNGRLYVYPSHDWDSGESFDDDGGHFQMKDYHVLSMDDVMEGEVTDHGVILDVKDVPWAEKQMWDNDVVEKDGKYYLIFSAKDYNGVFHLGVAVADKPEGPFIPNADPIRKSYSIDPCVFKDDDGKIYCYFGGIWGGQLQWYKDNKALKDEHLPEGKENPLPSRVAMMTDDVQQFAEMPKPVVIVDEEGNVLPADDPHRFFEASWMHKYKGKYYFSYSTGDTHYLCYAVGDNPYGPFTYKGVILEPVVGWTTHHSICEYKGQWYLFHHDCVPSNDTTWLRSVKVAPLFYDEDDNILPVQPE, encoded by the coding sequence CCAATGTGTTTAACGGTCGCCTGTATGTTTACCCATCTCATGACTGGGATAGCGGCGAAAGCTTCGACGATGATGGCGGTCACTTCCAGATGAAAGACTATCATGTTCTCTCTATGGACGACGTGATGGAAGGTGAGGTAACCGATCATGGTGTGATTCTCGATGTGAAGGATGTGCCATGGGCTGAGAAGCAGATGTGGGACAACGATGTTGTAGAGAAGGATGGTAAGTACTATCTCATCTTCTCTGCCAAGGATTATAATGGCGTGTTCCATCTCGGCGTGGCTGTGGCTGATAAGCCAGAAGGTCCTTTCATTCCGAATGCCGACCCAATCCGCAAGTCATACAGCATCGACCCTTGCGTGTTCAAGGATGATGATGGCAAGATTTACTGCTACTTCGGTGGTATCTGGGGCGGTCAGCTTCAGTGGTACAAGGACAACAAGGCACTGAAGGATGAGCATCTTCCAGAGGGCAAGGAGAATCCTTTGCCATCTCGTGTAGCCATGATGACGGATGATGTGCAGCAGTTTGCTGAAATGCCAAAGCCTGTTGTCATCGTTGACGAAGAGGGTAATGTATTGCCAGCTGATGATCCACATCGCTTCTTCGAGGCCAGCTGGATGCATAAGTATAAGGGCAAGTATTACTTCAGCTACTCTACCGGTGATACTCATTATCTCTGCTATGCTGTAGGTGATAATCCTTATGGTCCGTTCACTTACAAGGGCGTGATTCTGGAGCCTGTAGTAGGTTGGACAACTCATCACAGTATCTGTGAGTACAAGGGACAGTGGTATCTGTTCCATCACGACTGTGTGCCATCAAATGATACAACCTGGCTTCGCAGCGTAAAGGTGGCTCCTCTCTTCTATGATGAGGATGATAACATCTTGCCGGTTCAGCCTGAATAA